A window from Camelus dromedarius isolate mCamDro1 chromosome 9, mCamDro1.pat, whole genome shotgun sequence encodes these proteins:
- the SLC35A3 gene encoding UDP-N-acetylglucosamine transporter isoform X2 → MCWVVEEEANEDKTMSANLKYLSLGILVFQTTSLVLTMRYSRTLKEEGPRYLSSTAVVVAELLKIMACILLVYKDSKCSLRGLNRILHDEILNKPMETLKLAIPSGIYTLQNNLLYVALSNLDAATYQVTYQLKILTTALFSVSMLSKKLGVYQWLSLVILMTGVAFVQWPSDSQELDSKELSAGSQFVGLMAVLTACFSSGFAGVYFEKILKETKQSVWIRNIQLGFFGSIFGLMGVYIYDGELVSKNGFFQGYNRLTWIVVILQALGGLVIAAVIKYADNILKGFATSLSIILSTLISYFWLQDFVPTSVFFLGAILVITATFLYGYDPKPAGNPTKA, encoded by the exons gcaAATGAAGATAAAACAATGTCAGCCAACCTAAAATACCTTTCCTTGGGAATTTTGGTCTTTCAGACTACCAGTTTGGTTCTAACGATGCGTTATTCTAGGACTTTAAAAGAGGAGGGACCTCGTTATCTATCTTCTACAGCTGTGGTTGTTGCTGAACTTTTGAAGATAATGGCCTGTATTTTATTAGTCTACAAAGACAGCA AATGTAGTCTAAGAGGACTGAATCGAATACTACACGATGAAATTCTTAATAAACCAATGGAAACTCTTAAACTTGCTATTCCGTCAGGGATATATACTCTTCAGAATAATTTACTCTATGTGGCACTGTCAAATCTAGATGCAGCTACTTATCAG gtcACATATCAGTTGAAAATTCTTACGACGGCattattttctgtgtctatgcTTAGTAAAAAATTAGGTGTGTACCAGTGGCTCTCCCTAGTAATTCTGATGACAGGAGTTGCTTTTGTACAG TGGCCCTCAGATTCTCAAGAGCTTGATTCTAAGGAACTTTCAGCTGGCTCTCAGTTTGTAGGCCTCATGGCAGTGCTCACAGCATGTTTTTCAAGTGGCTTTGCTGGGGTTTACtttgagaaaatcttaaaagaaaccaaacaatCAGTGTGGATAAGAAATATTCAACTTG gtttctttGGGAGTATATTTGGATTAATGGGTGTATATATTTATGATGGAGAACTAGTATCAAAGAATGGTTTTTTTCAGGGATATAACCGGCTGACCTGGATAGTTGTTATTCTTCAG gcACTGGGAGGCCTTGTAATAGCTGCTGTTATTAAGTATGcggataatattttaaaaggatttgcAACCTCTTTGTCCATAATTTTATCAACACTGATATCCTATTTTTGGCTACAAGATTTTGTGCCAACCAG TGTCTTTTTCCTTGGAGCCATCCTTGTAATAACAGCTACGTTCCTCTACGGTTATGATCCCAAACCCGCAGGAAATCCCACTAAAGCATAG
- the SLC35A3 gene encoding UDP-N-acetylglucosamine transporter isoform X1: MSANLKYLSLGILVFQTTSLVLTMRYSRTLKEEGPRYLSSTAVVVAELLKIMACILLVYKDSKCSLRGLNRILHDEILNKPMETLKLAIPSGIYTLQNNLLYVALSNLDAATYQVTYQLKILTTALFSVSMLSKKLGVYQWLSLVILMTGVAFVQWPSDSQELDSKELSAGSQFVGLMAVLTACFSSGFAGVYFEKILKETKQSVWIRNIQLGFFGSIFGLMGVYIYDGELVSKNGFFQGYNRLTWIVVILQALGGLVIAAVIKYADNILKGFATSLSIILSTLISYFWLQDFVPTSVFFLGAILVITATFLYGYDPKPAGNPTKA, from the exons ATGTCAGCCAACCTAAAATACCTTTCCTTGGGAATTTTGGTCTTTCAGACTACCAGTTTGGTTCTAACGATGCGTTATTCTAGGACTTTAAAAGAGGAGGGACCTCGTTATCTATCTTCTACAGCTGTGGTTGTTGCTGAACTTTTGAAGATAATGGCCTGTATTTTATTAGTCTACAAAGACAGCA AATGTAGTCTAAGAGGACTGAATCGAATACTACACGATGAAATTCTTAATAAACCAATGGAAACTCTTAAACTTGCTATTCCGTCAGGGATATATACTCTTCAGAATAATTTACTCTATGTGGCACTGTCAAATCTAGATGCAGCTACTTATCAG gtcACATATCAGTTGAAAATTCTTACGACGGCattattttctgtgtctatgcTTAGTAAAAAATTAGGTGTGTACCAGTGGCTCTCCCTAGTAATTCTGATGACAGGAGTTGCTTTTGTACAG TGGCCCTCAGATTCTCAAGAGCTTGATTCTAAGGAACTTTCAGCTGGCTCTCAGTTTGTAGGCCTCATGGCAGTGCTCACAGCATGTTTTTCAAGTGGCTTTGCTGGGGTTTACtttgagaaaatcttaaaagaaaccaaacaatCAGTGTGGATAAGAAATATTCAACTTG gtttctttGGGAGTATATTTGGATTAATGGGTGTATATATTTATGATGGAGAACTAGTATCAAAGAATGGTTTTTTTCAGGGATATAACCGGCTGACCTGGATAGTTGTTATTCTTCAG gcACTGGGAGGCCTTGTAATAGCTGCTGTTATTAAGTATGcggataatattttaaaaggatttgcAACCTCTTTGTCCATAATTTTATCAACACTGATATCCTATTTTTGGCTACAAGATTTTGTGCCAACCAG TGTCTTTTTCCTTGGAGCCATCCTTGTAATAACAGCTACGTTCCTCTACGGTTATGATCCCAAACCCGCAGGAAATCCCACTAAAGCATAG